The proteins below come from a single Chryseobacterium sp. MA9 genomic window:
- a CDS encoding DUF2795 domain-containing protein, translating into MYWTLELASYLSDAPWPMTKAELIDYAIRTGAPMEVVENLQAIEDEGEIYESIEEVWSDYPTDEDFLWNEDEY; encoded by the coding sequence ATGTACTGGACATTAGAATTAGCTTCATATTTAAGTGACGCACCCTGGCCAATGACAAAAGCAGAGCTTATTGACTACGCAATCAGAACTGGTGCACCTATGGAGGTAGTAGAAAACCTTCAGGCAATCGAAGACGAAGGAGAAATTTATGAATCTATCGAAGAAGTATGGAGTGACTATCCTACTGACGAGGATTTCCTTTGGAACGAGGACGAATATTAA
- the secA gene encoding preprotein translocase subunit SecA, which produces MSFLNKVLKGFLGDKKAQDLKEVKKVVTKIKAVEPNIQQLSDDGLRQKTAEFKENIKSATSKITAQIEQIKEQIKNSTNVDEKEALFSKIESLKKESYEIEEKVLIQVLPEAFALIKETARRWAQNGEIRVTATDWDRELAAAGKDFVSIQGDTAVWKNSWDAAGTPVVWDMVHYDVQFIGGVILHSGKIAEMATGEGKTLVGTLPIYLNSLPERGVHVVTVNDYLAKRDSAWMGPLYQFHGMSIDCIDNHQPNSDGRRKAYNSDITYGTNNEFGFDYLRDNMVTSPSELVQRELNFAIVDEVDSVLVDDARTPLIISGPVPQGDRQEFDVLKPSIDRIVEVQKKTVSAIFNEAKKLIAAGNTKEGGFKLLQAYRGLPKNRQLIKFLSESGNRALLQKVESQYMQDNNRDMPIVDKDLYFVIEEKNNQVDLTDKGVEYMSQGNSDANFFVLPDIGTEIAEVEAKNLSKEEEFEAKERLFSDFAEKSERVHTMSQLLKAYTLFEKDDEYVVIDGEVKIVDEQTGRIMEGRRYSDGLHQAIEAKENVKIEAATQTFATITLQNYFRMYNKLAGMTGTAETEAGELWEIYKLDVVVIPTNRPILRNDKQDLVFKTNREKYNAVIEEVEKLTEAKRPVLVGTTSVEISQLLSKALQLRKIPHQVLNAKLHKKEAEIVAGAGQPGVVTIATNMAGRGTDIKLSKEVKEAGGLAIIGTERHDSRRVDRQLRGRAGRQGDPGSSQFYVSLEDNLMRLFGSERIAKMMDRMGHKEGEVIQHSMISKSIERAQKKVEENNFGTRKRLLEYDDVMNKQRDVIYKRRKNALFGDHLKYDITNMIFDVANSIVTKGKASGSYKDFEYEIIKTFTMESPVSQNDFNNKNVQDLTNILFNAAQEDYRMKLNLLKEKSFPIIENVYQNQGSMFKMIQVPFTDGHKTMTIVADLKEAYDTQCESLVNDFEKNITLSIIDENWKLHLREMDDLRRSSQGAVYEQKDPLVIYKQESFHLFSEMIDKLNKEIISFLYKGEIPA; this is translated from the coding sequence ATGAGTTTTTTAAACAAAGTTCTTAAAGGGTTTTTGGGAGACAAAAAAGCGCAGGACCTAAAAGAAGTAAAAAAAGTTGTAACAAAAATCAAGGCTGTAGAACCTAACATCCAACAATTGTCGGATGATGGGTTAAGACAAAAAACGGCTGAGTTTAAAGAGAATATAAAATCTGCAACCAGCAAGATCACAGCTCAAATAGAACAGATAAAAGAGCAGATAAAAAATTCAACCAACGTTGACGAAAAAGAAGCTCTTTTTTCAAAAATTGAGTCTCTAAAGAAAGAATCATACGAAATTGAAGAAAAAGTTCTGATTCAGGTTCTTCCCGAAGCTTTTGCATTGATCAAAGAAACGGCAAGAAGATGGGCACAGAATGGAGAAATCCGTGTAACAGCAACTGACTGGGACAGAGAACTGGCTGCTGCAGGAAAAGATTTCGTGAGCATTCAGGGAGACACAGCTGTTTGGAAAAACTCATGGGATGCTGCCGGAACTCCAGTAGTTTGGGATATGGTCCACTATGATGTTCAGTTTATCGGAGGAGTTATTCTTCACAGTGGTAAAATTGCCGAAATGGCAACCGGTGAAGGTAAAACTTTGGTAGGAACATTACCTATTTACTTAAATTCACTTCCTGAAAGAGGAGTACACGTTGTAACCGTGAATGACTATCTTGCAAAAAGAGACTCCGCATGGATGGGTCCTCTTTATCAGTTCCACGGAATGTCTATCGACTGTATCGATAACCACCAGCCGAATTCAGACGGAAGAAGAAAAGCATACAACTCAGATATTACTTACGGAACCAACAATGAATTCGGTTTCGATTATCTGAGAGATAACATGGTAACTTCACCTTCAGAATTGGTACAAAGAGAATTGAACTTTGCTATTGTGGATGAAGTTGACTCTGTATTGGTAGATGATGCAAGAACACCATTGATCATTTCTGGTCCGGTTCCTCAGGGAGACAGACAGGAATTTGATGTTCTTAAACCTTCTATTGACAGAATTGTTGAAGTACAAAAGAAAACCGTTTCTGCTATTTTCAACGAAGCGAAAAAATTAATCGCTGCAGGAAATACAAAAGAAGGTGGATTCAAATTACTTCAGGCATACAGAGGTCTTCCAAAAAACAGACAATTAATCAAATTCTTATCGGAAAGCGGAAACAGAGCATTGCTTCAGAAAGTTGAATCGCAGTATATGCAGGACAACAACCGTGATATGCCGATCGTAGATAAAGATCTTTATTTCGTCATCGAGGAGAAAAACAATCAGGTAGACCTTACAGACAAAGGTGTTGAGTACATGTCTCAAGGAAACTCTGATGCTAACTTCTTCGTACTTCCGGATATCGGAACTGAGATTGCTGAAGTAGAAGCTAAAAACCTTTCCAAAGAAGAAGAGTTTGAAGCTAAAGAAAGACTTTTCTCTGATTTTGCTGAAAAATCTGAGCGTGTTCACACGATGAGCCAGCTATTGAAAGCGTATACATTATTTGAAAAAGATGATGAGTATGTAGTAATTGATGGTGAAGTAAAAATCGTTGACGAGCAGACAGGTCGTATCATGGAGGGTCGTCGTTATTCAGATGGTCTTCACCAGGCGATCGAAGCGAAAGAGAACGTAAAAATTGAGGCTGCTACTCAAACTTTTGCCACTATCACGCTTCAGAACTATTTCCGTATGTACAACAAACTTGCGGGGATGACTGGTACAGCTGAAACGGAGGCTGGTGAACTTTGGGAAATCTACAAACTAGATGTAGTGGTTATCCCAACAAACCGTCCAATTTTAAGAAATGACAAACAGGATTTAGTTTTCAAAACTAACAGAGAAAAATATAATGCTGTAATTGAAGAAGTAGAAAAATTAACAGAAGCAAAAAGACCTGTACTTGTAGGGACTACTTCTGTTGAAATTTCCCAATTGCTTTCAAAAGCGCTTCAGTTAAGAAAAATTCCTCACCAGGTACTGAACGCGAAGCTTCACAAGAAAGAAGCTGAGATTGTGGCAGGAGCAGGACAGCCGGGAGTTGTAACTATTGCAACGAACATGGCAGGTCGTGGTACGGATATTAAGCTTTCTAAAGAAGTAAAAGAAGCTGGAGGTTTAGCTATTATCGGTACTGAAAGACACGATTCAAGACGTGTTGACAGACAGCTTAGAGGTAGAGCAGGACGTCAGGGAGATCCTGGAAGTTCTCAGTTCTATGTATCTCTTGAAGATAATTTAATGCGTTTATTCGGTTCTGAAAGAATTGCTAAAATGATGGACAGAATGGGTCATAAAGAAGGTGAAGTAATTCAGCACTCTATGATCAGCAAGTCTATTGAAAGAGCTCAGAAGAAAGTAGAAGAAAACAACTTCGGAACAAGAAAGAGACTTCTTGAGTATGATGACGTAATGAACAAACAACGTGACGTAATCTACAAGAGAAGAAAGAATGCTCTGTTTGGAGATCACTTGAAATATGACATTACGAATATGATTTTCGATGTTGCCAATTCTATCGTTACGAAAGGAAAGGCTTCAGGAAGCTATAAAGATTTTGAATACGAAATTATTAAAACATTTACAATGGAATCTCCGGTTTCTCAAAATGATTTTAATAATAAAAATGTTCAGGATCTGACGAATATTTTATTCAATGCAGCTCAGGAAGATTACAGAATGAAATTGAATTTATTGAAAGAGAAATCATTCCCAATCATTGAGAATGTATACCAAAATCAAGGTTCAATGTTCAAAATGATCCAG